The Peribacillus sp. FSL P2-0133 genome has a segment encoding these proteins:
- a CDS encoding ribonuclease J, with product MSVKESALSILALGGVNEIGKNMYVVQYSNDIVIIDCGAKFPDESLLGVDLIIPDISFLQENKEKIRALIVTHGHEDHIGGIPYFLKKLNVPIYATRLTLGLIELKLKEHNLLADTELIQIDSDSRLEFGEMVLDFFKTNHSIPDCLGVTMHTPVGTVVHTGDFKFDLTPMNDQYPDIHKMAKIGSEGVLVLLSESTNAERPGSSPSEHLVGSHIEEAFMQAKQKVILSTFASNVNRVQQVVNAAQKTNRKLALIGRSMVNVVSVAIERGYLQVPDGMLIQPQEVDNYAPEKVAVLCTGSQGEPFAALSRLSSSNYRDMSILPDDTVILASTPIPGNERDVSRIIDNLFQLGAKVIYGSGTVTGMHVSGHAYQEELKLMLTLMKPKYFIPIHGEYRMLHQHRLLAESVGVEKDHTFIINNGDVVDIENSVARQTRKVTAGNTFVDGVGVGDVGEIVLRDRKQLSEDGMLVIVITLSKTERKIVSGPDTISRGFVYVQNSEDLLRHVNRLVMKTVNDLQNEKIYRWNVIKQTIKKELGQYLFTQTKKKPMILPIIIEV from the coding sequence TTGAGTGTGAAAGAGAGTGCTTTGTCCATACTGGCTCTGGGCGGAGTGAACGAAATCGGTAAAAACATGTACGTGGTTCAATATTCTAACGATATCGTCATTATTGATTGTGGTGCAAAGTTTCCTGATGAAAGTTTATTAGGAGTCGATTTGATCATTCCCGATATTTCCTTTCTTCAGGAGAATAAGGAGAAGATCCGCGCTTTAATTGTGACTCATGGGCATGAAGATCATATTGGCGGGATCCCTTATTTCTTGAAAAAATTGAATGTACCCATTTATGCCACACGTTTAACACTTGGTTTGATTGAATTGAAGTTAAAAGAACATAACCTTTTGGCTGATACGGAATTAATCCAGATCGATTCGGATTCAAGGTTGGAATTTGGGGAGATGGTTCTGGACTTTTTCAAAACGAATCATAGTATACCCGATTGCCTTGGAGTCACCATGCATACGCCCGTAGGCACGGTCGTTCATACAGGGGACTTTAAGTTTGACTTGACTCCCATGAATGATCAGTATCCCGATATTCATAAAATGGCCAAAATCGGGAGTGAAGGTGTACTGGTTTTATTATCTGAAAGCACGAACGCTGAACGCCCCGGCTCAAGCCCCTCGGAGCATCTGGTTGGCAGCCATATTGAAGAAGCCTTCATGCAGGCAAAACAGAAAGTCATTCTTTCGACCTTCGCTTCAAATGTCAATCGCGTTCAACAAGTTGTGAACGCTGCACAGAAGACAAACCGGAAACTCGCCCTGATTGGACGAAGCATGGTGAACGTCGTATCCGTTGCCATTGAACGCGGCTACCTCCAGGTTCCTGATGGGATGCTTATCCAACCACAAGAAGTGGATAATTATGCTCCTGAAAAGGTCGCAGTATTATGTACTGGAAGTCAAGGAGAGCCATTTGCTGCCCTTTCCCGCCTTTCCAGTTCGAATTATCGGGATATGAGTATACTGCCTGATGATACAGTGATTCTTGCCTCCACTCCAATACCCGGAAATGAACGGGATGTTTCACGTATCATCGACAACCTGTTTCAACTTGGTGCCAAAGTCATTTACGGTTCTGGGACTGTAACGGGCATGCATGTTTCCGGACATGCCTATCAGGAAGAGTTGAAGCTCATGCTTACCCTGATGAAACCTAAGTATTTCATACCGATTCACGGTGAGTATCGGATGTTGCACCAGCATCGATTGCTAGCTGAGTCTGTCGGGGTGGAGAAGGACCATACTTTCATCATCAATAACGGCGATGTGGTGGATATTGAAAACTCCGTTGCCCGTCAAACGAGAAAGGTGACTGCAGGCAATACCTTTGTTGATGGTGTTGGCGTTGGTGACGTTGGGGAAATCGTTCTGCGGGACCGTAAGCAGCTTTCCGAAGATGGAATGCTCGTGATCGTCATAACACTAAGCAAGACGGAAAGAAAAATAGTATCAGGACCCGATACCATTTCCCGGGGATTTGTTTATGTTCAAAATTCCGAGGACCTCCTTAGGCATGTGAACCGTCTTGTCATGAAAACGGTCAACGACTTACAAAATGAAAAAATATATCGGTGGAACGTCATTAAGCAAACCATAAAGAAGGAACTTGGGCAATATCTCTTTACTCAAACTAAGAAAAAACCAATGATCCTTCCGATCATCATTGAAGTTTAG